A genome region from Streptomyces antimycoticus includes the following:
- a CDS encoding methylated-DNA--[protein]-cysteine S-methyltransferase yields MNRTHTVVDSPYGPLTLVATGPELSGLYMVEQRHRPPEETFGAPGDPDDAPFAETVRQLTAYFEGELTAFDLPLHLDGTPFQRRVWAELRRIPYGETWSYGQLADHIGQPTASRAVGLANGKNPVGIIVPCHRVVGSSGSLTGYGGGLDRKRRLLEFEARQQLPGLF; encoded by the coding sequence GTGAACCGCACCCACACCGTCGTCGACAGCCCCTACGGCCCGCTCACCCTCGTGGCCACCGGCCCGGAGCTGTCCGGCCTCTACATGGTCGAGCAGCGCCACCGTCCACCCGAGGAGACCTTCGGCGCGCCCGGCGACCCCGACGACGCGCCCTTCGCCGAGACCGTCCGCCAGCTCACGGCCTACTTCGAGGGCGAGTTGACCGCGTTCGACCTGCCGCTGCACCTGGACGGCACGCCGTTCCAGCGGCGCGTCTGGGCCGAGCTGCGGCGGATCCCGTACGGCGAGACGTGGTCGTACGGGCAGCTGGCCGACCACATCGGGCAGCCGACCGCGTCCCGTGCCGTGGGCCTGGCCAACGGCAAGAACCCGGTCGGCATCATCGTTCCCTGCCACCGCGTCGTCGGCTCCAGCGGCAGCCTCACCGGCTACGGCGGCGGCCTGGACCGCAAGCGGCGGCTGCTGGAGTTCGAGGCGCGGCAGCAACTGCCGGGCCTCTTCTGA
- a CDS encoding SIR2 family NAD-dependent protein deacylase yields MSSQTTHRPLVAILSGAGISTDSGIPDYRGPQGLWRRDPEAEKLVTYEYYMTDPEIRRRSWQMRRDSETLRARPNGAHEAVTRLERSGVPVRVITQNVDGLHQIAGMPARKVLELHGTARAVLCTHCEARSGMEEALERVAAGEPDPTCQDCGGILKSATVMFGESLDPEVLTEAVAVAQACEIFIAVGTSLQVQPAASLAGLAAEHGARLIIVNAEPTPYDELADQVVREPISTALPALLDRIAAGDGGSGG; encoded by the coding sequence ATGAGCAGCCAGACAACGCACCGGCCGCTGGTGGCGATCCTGAGCGGGGCGGGCATCTCCACCGACTCCGGGATCCCCGACTACCGCGGCCCGCAGGGGCTTTGGCGGCGCGACCCCGAGGCCGAGAAGCTCGTGACGTACGAGTACTACATGACCGACCCGGAGATCCGGCGGCGCTCCTGGCAGATGCGGCGCGACAGCGAGACGCTGCGCGCACGGCCCAACGGGGCGCATGAGGCCGTCACCCGGCTGGAGCGCTCGGGGGTGCCGGTGCGGGTGATCACCCAGAACGTGGACGGGCTGCACCAGATCGCCGGAATGCCCGCGCGCAAGGTGCTCGAACTGCACGGCACCGCGCGGGCCGTGCTGTGCACCCACTGCGAGGCGCGGTCCGGGATGGAGGAGGCGCTGGAGCGGGTCGCGGCGGGTGAGCCGGATCCGACGTGCCAGGACTGCGGCGGGATCCTGAAGTCGGCCACGGTGATGTTCGGGGAGAGCCTCGATCCGGAGGTGCTGACCGAGGCGGTCGCGGTGGCGCAGGCCTGTGAGATCTTCATCGCGGTCGGCACCAGCCTCCAGGTCCAGCCCGCGGCCTCGCTCGCCGGGCTGGCCGCCGAGCACGGCGCCCGGCTGATCATCGTCAACGCCGAGCCGACGCCGTACGACGAGCTCGCGGACCAGGTCGTCCGCGAGCCCATCAGTACGGCCCTGCCCGCCCTGCTGGACCGCATCGCCGCGGGCGACGGGGGCAGCGGCGGCTGA
- a CDS encoding NAD(P)H-binding protein codes for MIIVTGANGQLGRMVAERLLKRVPAGEIGVSVREVEAARDLEAQGIRVRRGDFDDPETLPHAFECASQVLIVSTGTTGEAAVRGHRAAIDAAAAAGAKRILYTSHMGANPSSPFHPMPDHAATEEALRRSGVPFTSLRNGFYASSALELVRASLETGVLAVPEDGPVAWTAHADLADAAVLALTGEVLDGLSPALTGPEVIDMAGIAKILTRVTGRPIRRVVVSDGDYRAQLVTHGAPESAADLLVGLFAASRRGDFAPVDPTLADLLGRPTVCLEDYLKSAVTPPR; via the coding sequence ATGATCATCGTTACCGGAGCCAATGGCCAGCTCGGCCGGATGGTCGCCGAGCGGCTGCTGAAGCGCGTCCCCGCCGGGGAGATCGGCGTCAGCGTGCGCGAGGTGGAGGCGGCACGGGACCTCGAGGCGCAGGGCATACGCGTCCGCCGGGGCGACTTCGACGACCCGGAAACCCTCCCCCACGCCTTCGAGTGCGCCTCGCAGGTCCTGATCGTCTCGACGGGCACCACGGGCGAGGCCGCCGTCCGAGGCCACCGCGCGGCCATCGACGCCGCGGCGGCGGCCGGGGCCAAGCGGATCCTCTACACGAGCCATATGGGCGCGAACCCGTCCTCCCCCTTCCACCCGATGCCCGACCACGCCGCCACCGAGGAGGCGCTGCGGAGGTCCGGTGTCCCCTTCACCTCGCTGCGCAACGGCTTCTACGCCTCATCGGCGCTGGAGCTGGTCCGGGCCTCGCTCGAGACGGGCGTCCTGGCCGTGCCCGAGGACGGTCCGGTCGCCTGGACCGCCCATGCCGACCTCGCCGACGCGGCGGTCCTCGCCCTCACCGGCGAGGTCCTGGACGGCCTGAGCCCCGCGCTCACCGGGCCCGAGGTGATCGACATGGCCGGTATCGCGAAGATCCTGACGCGGGTGACGGGCCGCCCGATCCGTCGGGTGGTCGTCTCCGACGGCGACTATCGCGCGCAGTTGGTCACGCATGGCGCGCCCGAGTCGGCGGCCGACCTGCTCGTCGGTCTCTTCGCCGCCAGCCGCCGGGGCGACTTCGCACCGGTCGACCCCACGCTCGCCGACCTGCTCGGTCGGCCCACGGTGTGCCTGGAGGACTACCTGAAGTCGGCTGTCACGCCGCCCCGGTGA
- a CDS encoding TetR/AcrR family transcriptional regulator, with protein MESEDVTTADGSRDGTQDAHRDHDAHRDHDANRGHDANRDRDGHRERIVVAAARLLSEGGPDAVSTRAVSSAAGVQPPTIYRLFGDKQGLLDAVVAHGFTEYLSSKTAEEPTEDPVEDLRAGWDLHLGLGLANPALYSLMYGGHRPGVSSPASVAAFEMLARLIRRIAEAGRLAIPEERAAALVHAAGCGTTLTLIATPEDRRDPELSRTAREAAIAAITTDAPAAAEPGPVAAAVTLRAALPRTDALTASERGLLREWLDRIADPSGPHPRRAG; from the coding sequence ATGGAGAGCGAGGACGTCACTACGGCGGACGGGAGCCGCGACGGGACCCAGGACGCGCACCGCGACCACGACGCGCACCGCGACCACGACGCGAACCGTGGCCATGACGCGAACCGCGATCGCGACGGACACCGCGAACGCATCGTCGTCGCCGCCGCCCGGCTGCTGTCCGAGGGCGGGCCCGACGCCGTCTCCACCCGGGCGGTGAGCTCCGCCGCCGGGGTGCAGCCGCCGACCATCTACCGGCTCTTCGGCGACAAGCAGGGCCTGCTCGACGCGGTCGTCGCCCACGGCTTCACGGAGTACCTGAGCAGCAAGACCGCCGAGGAACCCACCGAGGACCCGGTCGAGGACCTGCGCGCCGGCTGGGATCTGCACCTTGGCCTCGGCCTGGCCAACCCGGCGCTGTACTCGCTGATGTACGGCGGGCACCGCCCCGGGGTGTCCTCGCCGGCCTCCGTCGCCGCCTTCGAGATGCTCGCCCGGCTCATCCGGCGCATCGCCGAGGCGGGACGGCTCGCCATCCCCGAGGAGCGCGCGGCGGCCCTCGTGCACGCGGCGGGCTGCGGTACGACGCTCACGCTCATCGCCACGCCCGAGGACCGCCGCGATCCGGAGCTGTCCCGCACCGCCCGCGAGGCGGCCATCGCGGCGATCACCACGGACGCCCCCGCGGCCGCCGAACCCGGACCCGTCGCGGCCGCCGTCACCCTCCGCGCCGCACTGCCCCGGACCGACGCCCTGACCGCGTCCGAACGCGGCCTCCTGCGGGAGTGGCTCGACCGGATCGCCGACCCGTCCGGCCCCCACCCTCGTCGGGCCGGCTGA
- a CDS encoding ADP-ribosylglycohydrolase family protein, with amino-acid sequence MALSGSTLADRIHGGWLGRIAGNMLGKPIENGDHWTRDRIDRYLRRADALPLTDYLPALEPPPDPVEFALRPEWQSCVRGRIHGSCRDDDVDYSVLGLHLLETHGPGFTTEQVGEVWLLRLPYLQTFTAERATYRNLTAGVKPPLSATLDNPYQEWIGALIRADVHGWVNPGDPHRAAAMARRDAVLSHTGNGVYGAMWAAALIAAAFTADGPRAAVSSALDRIPGRCRLARTVRRAASLHDAGVAWADALAQLERETAGLPWIHVVPNAAVLTAGLLYGAGDFTTTIALTVRGGLDTDSNGATAGSVAGVLCGAAAIPPQWTAPLEDRVRSAVFGFDGARISDLAARTHRLAVSAGR; translated from the coding sequence ATGGCCCTCAGCGGGAGCACACTCGCGGACCGGATCCACGGCGGCTGGCTCGGCCGGATCGCCGGGAACATGCTCGGCAAGCCCATCGAAAACGGCGACCACTGGACCCGCGACCGCATCGACCGGTATCTGCGCCGCGCCGACGCCCTGCCGCTGACCGACTACCTCCCCGCGCTGGAGCCGCCGCCCGATCCGGTGGAGTTCGCGCTGCGCCCCGAGTGGCAGAGCTGCGTCCGCGGCCGGATCCACGGCAGCTGCCGTGACGACGACGTGGACTACTCCGTCCTCGGTCTGCACCTGCTGGAGACCCACGGCCCCGGCTTCACCACCGAGCAGGTCGGCGAGGTGTGGCTGCTGCGGCTGCCGTATCTGCAGACCTTCACCGCCGAGCGGGCCACCTACCGCAACCTCACGGCCGGGGTGAAGCCGCCGCTCAGCGCGACCCTCGACAACCCCTACCAGGAGTGGATCGGCGCCCTGATCCGCGCCGACGTCCACGGCTGGGTCAACCCCGGCGATCCGCACCGGGCCGCCGCGATGGCCCGCCGGGACGCCGTCCTCTCCCACACCGGCAACGGGGTGTACGGGGCGATGTGGGCGGCCGCGCTGATCGCGGCCGCGTTCACGGCGGACGGTCCGCGCGCCGCCGTCTCGAGCGCCCTGGACCGGATCCCGGGGCGTTGCCGACTGGCCCGTACGGTGCGCCGGGCCGCGTCCCTGCACGACGCGGGCGTGGCGTGGGCGGACGCGCTCGCCCAGCTGGAGCGGGAGACCGCCGGGCTGCCCTGGATCCATGTGGTCCCCAACGCCGCCGTTCTCACGGCGGGGCTGCTCTACGGCGCGGGCGACTTCACGACGACGATCGCCCTGACGGTGCGCGGCGGCCTGGACACCGACTCCAACGGCGCCACGGCCGGGTCGGTCGCGGGGGTGCTGTGCGGCGCGGCCGCCATCCCGCCGCAGTGGACCGCGCCGCTGGAGGACCGGGTGCGCAGCGCCGTCTTCGGCTTCGATGGCGCCCGCATCAGCGACCTGGCGGCCCGCACCCACCGGCTGGCGGTCTCGGCGGGGCGCTAG
- a CDS encoding glycerate kinase — translation MLIAADKFKGSLTAVEVAERVTAGLRRGAPQGGEGLRIAALPVADGGDGTVDAAVAAGFERREARVTGPLGAPVTAAYALRGTTAVVEMAEASGLRHLPHGVFAPLTATTYGSGELLRAALDAGARTIVFGVGGSATTDGGAGMLSALGARFLREDGTPVGPGGGPLRDLATADLSGLDPRLADTETVLASDVDNPLTGPKGAAAVYGPQKGAGEDDVAALDAALAHYVRVLERAVGAPAAEYALAPGAGAAGGIGFGALVGLGAAFRPGIEVMLDVLGFPAALEGADLVITGEGSLDEQTLHGKAPAGVAAAARARGIEVVAVCGRLALAPVALGNAGIRRAYPLTDLEPDPARCIAEAGPLLERAAERLAADFLT, via the coding sequence GTGCTGATCGCCGCGGACAAGTTCAAGGGCTCGCTCACGGCGGTGGAGGTCGCCGAGCGCGTCACGGCGGGGCTGCGCCGCGGCGCGCCCCAGGGCGGCGAGGGACTGCGGATCGCGGCGCTGCCCGTCGCCGACGGCGGGGACGGCACGGTGGACGCGGCGGTCGCGGCCGGGTTCGAACGGCGCGAGGCGCGGGTCACCGGGCCGCTGGGCGCGCCGGTGACGGCGGCGTACGCGCTGCGCGGGACCACGGCCGTGGTGGAGATGGCCGAGGCGTCCGGGCTGCGCCATCTGCCGCACGGGGTGTTCGCGCCGCTCACCGCGACCACGTACGGCAGCGGCGAGCTGCTGCGCGCGGCGCTCGACGCGGGCGCCCGCACGATCGTCTTCGGCGTCGGCGGCAGCGCCACGACGGACGGCGGCGCGGGGATGCTCAGCGCGCTCGGCGCGCGCTTCCTGCGCGAGGACGGTACGCCCGTGGGGCCGGGCGGGGGCCCGCTGCGCGACCTCGCCACGGCCGATCTGTCCGGCCTCGACCCGCGCCTGGCCGACACCGAGACCGTCCTGGCCAGCGATGTCGACAACCCCCTGACCGGCCCGAAGGGCGCGGCGGCGGTCTACGGCCCGCAGAAGGGCGCGGGCGAGGACGATGTGGCGGCCCTGGACGCCGCCCTCGCCCACTACGTACGCGTCCTGGAGCGCGCGGTCGGGGCCCCGGCCGCCGAGTACGCCCTCGCGCCCGGCGCGGGCGCGGCGGGCGGCATCGGCTTCGGCGCCCTCGTCGGCCTGGGCGCGGCCTTCCGCCCCGGCATCGAGGTGATGCTCGACGTCCTCGGCTTCCCCGCCGCGCTGGAGGGCGCGGACCTGGTGATCACGGGGGAGGGCTCGCTGGACGAGCAGACCCTGCACGGCAAGGCCCCGGCGGGCGTCGCGGCGGCGGCCCGGGCGCGGGGCATCGAGGTGGTCGCGGTCTGCGGCCGCCTGGCCCTCGCCCCGGTGGCCCTGGGCAACGCGGGCATCCGCCGCGCCTACCCCCTCACCGACCTGGAACCGGACCCGGCCCGCTGCATCGCCGAAGCCGGCCCCCTCCTGGAACGCGCAGCAGAACGCCTGGCGGCAGACTTCCTGACCTGA
- the pssA gene encoding CDP-diacylglycerol--serine O-phosphatidyltransferase produces the protein MTVIDPDTQATWVPEAEVDAVDETDDMPLSTRLSIADTLTLGNATCGFLAVYFTTTGVLIPHLTGSEDGGMTRHSAASAVMLMLLASVFDLFDGLVARKLRSSAMGAELDNLSDLISFGLAPAYFVLVWGMVSDDAYQRVSVVGAIVVLLAVVLRLARFSCVTLRDGVFQGMPSPFGALTVVSVVLLGLPFVPTLLAIIGVAWLMVSRVEYPKPRGRLAVAMLGWIVTSMALLAAWAFEAPGGELLLQSACALQVVMGAVIPLFATARRVNAFRDNRREARAAQLP, from the coding sequence TTGACCGTGATTGATCCCGACACACAGGCCACCTGGGTCCCCGAGGCCGAGGTGGACGCCGTCGACGAGACGGACGACATGCCGCTGTCGACGCGACTGTCGATAGCCGACACGCTGACCCTGGGCAACGCCACCTGTGGCTTCCTGGCGGTCTACTTCACCACCACCGGCGTCCTCATCCCGCACCTGACGGGCAGCGAGGACGGCGGGATGACCCGGCACAGCGCGGCATCCGCCGTGATGCTGATGCTGCTCGCCTCCGTCTTCGACCTCTTCGACGGACTGGTCGCGCGGAAGCTGCGCAGCTCGGCGATGGGTGCGGAGCTGGACAACCTCTCCGACCTGATCAGCTTCGGGCTGGCCCCCGCGTACTTCGTCCTCGTCTGGGGCATGGTCTCCGACGACGCGTATCAGCGGGTCTCGGTGGTGGGCGCGATCGTGGTGCTGCTGGCGGTGGTGCTACGGCTTGCCAGATTCTCCTGTGTCACGCTGCGTGACGGAGTCTTCCAGGGCATGCCGAGCCCCTTCGGCGCGCTGACGGTGGTCTCGGTGGTCCTGCTGGGCCTGCCGTTCGTGCCGACGCTGCTCGCGATCATCGGCGTCGCCTGGCTGATGGTGAGCCGGGTGGAGTACCCCAAGCCGCGCGGCCGGCTCGCGGTGGCCATGCTCGGCTGGATCGTCACCAGCATGGCGCTGCTGGCGGCCTGGGCCTTCGAGGCCCCCGGCGGCGAGCTGCTGCTCCAGTCGGCCTGCGCGCTGCAGGTCGTCATGGGCGCGGTGATCCCCCTCTTCGCCACGGCCCGCCGGGTGAACGCCTTCCGCGACAACCGCCGCGAGGCGAGGGCAGCACAGCTCCCGTAG
- a CDS encoding phosphatidylserine decarboxylase, translating to MPHSQSSAQRDSPFGVRLARGASPWLLPTVATAAVSLARARRSGRWAAVAVPATALAAGMLWFFRDPEREITQGRVISPADGVVQSIMPWKDGRTRVAIFMSPLNVHVNRAPLAGTVTSVEHIPGGFVPAFNKESENNERVVWHFDTELGDIEMVQIAGAVARRIVPYVPQGTKVEQGERIGLIRFGSRVDIYLPEGVDVAVEVGQATTAGVTRLDRD from the coding sequence ATGCCCCACAGCCAATCCTCTGCACAACGCGACAGCCCGTTCGGTGTACGCCTCGCGCGCGGAGCATCGCCGTGGCTCCTCCCGACCGTTGCCACCGCGGCGGTCAGTCTTGCTCGGGCCCGCCGCTCCGGACGCTGGGCGGCAGTCGCCGTGCCCGCCACCGCGCTCGCGGCGGGCATGCTGTGGTTCTTCCGCGACCCCGAGAGAGAGATCACGCAAGGCCGTGTGATCTCGCCGGCCGACGGTGTGGTGCAGAGCATCATGCCGTGGAAGGACGGGCGCACCCGCGTCGCCATCTTCATGAGCCCGCTCAATGTTCACGTCAACCGCGCCCCGCTGGCCGGCACCGTGACCTCCGTGGAGCACATCCCCGGCGGCTTCGTTCCCGCGTTCAACAAGGAGAGCGAGAACAACGAGCGGGTCGTCTGGCACTTCGACACCGAGCTCGGCGACATCGAGATGGTCCAGATCGCCGGTGCGGTCGCCCGGCGTATCGTGCCGTATGTGCCACAGGGCACGAAGGTCGAGCAGGGTGAGCGGATCGGTCTCATCCGCTTCGGCTCGCGGGTCGACATCTACCTCCCCGAGGGTGTCGATGTCGCGGTCGAGGTCGGCCAGGCCACCACCGCGGGGGTGACACGCCTTGACCGTGATTGA
- a CDS encoding acyl-CoA dehydrogenase family protein, whose translation MSRLAQTEGLTDIQREILSTVRDFVDKEILPVATELEHRDEYPTAIVEGLKELGLFGLMIPEEYGGLGESLLTYALCVEEIARGWMSVSGIINTHFIVAYMLKQHGTEEQKEYFLPKMALGEIRGAFSMSEPGLGSDVSAITSKAVQDGDEYVLNGQKMWLTNGGTSTLVAVLCRTGDAQEGVAPHKAMTTFLIEKEPGFGEVRPGLTIPGKIDKMGYKGVDTTELIMDGLRIPADRVLGGMPNRGFYQMMDGVEVGRVNVAARGCGVARRAFELGVAYAQQRHTFGKPIAQHQAIQFKLAEMGTKVEAAHAMMVNAARKKDSGARNDLEAGMAKYLASEYCKEVVEDAFRIHGGYGFSKEYEIERLYREAPMLLIGEGTAEIQKMIIGRRLLEEYRTQD comes from the coding sequence ATGAGCCGCCTGGCGCAGACCGAGGGCCTGACCGACATCCAGCGGGAGATCCTCTCCACGGTCAGGGATTTTGTCGACAAGGAGATCCTGCCGGTCGCGACGGAACTGGAACATCGCGATGAATATCCGACCGCGATCGTCGAGGGGCTGAAGGAGCTCGGCCTCTTCGGGCTGATGATCCCGGAGGAATACGGCGGTCTGGGTGAGTCACTGCTCACCTACGCGCTGTGTGTGGAGGAGATCGCACGCGGCTGGATGAGCGTCTCGGGCATCATCAACACCCACTTCATCGTGGCCTACATGCTCAAGCAGCACGGCACCGAGGAACAGAAGGAGTATTTCCTTCCCAAGATGGCGCTGGGCGAGATCCGGGGCGCCTTCTCGATGTCGGAGCCGGGGCTGGGCTCGGATGTGTCGGCCATCACCAGCAAGGCGGTTCAGGACGGCGACGAGTACGTCCTGAACGGGCAGAAGATGTGGCTCACCAACGGCGGCACCTCCACTCTGGTGGCGGTTCTGTGCCGGACCGGTGACGCCCAGGAGGGGGTCGCGCCGCACAAGGCGATGACCACCTTCCTGATCGAGAAGGAGCCGGGCTTCGGCGAGGTCCGGCCCGGTCTGACCATCCCCGGCAAGATCGACAAGATGGGCTACAAGGGCGTCGACACCACCGAGCTCATCATGGACGGACTGCGCATTCCGGCCGATCGAGTGCTCGGCGGGATGCCGAACCGAGGTTTTTACCAAATGATGGACGGAGTCGAGGTCGGCCGGGTGAATGTCGCCGCCCGCGGCTGTGGTGTGGCGCGGCGCGCTTTCGAGCTGGGCGTCGCATACGCGCAGCAGCGGCATACCTTCGGTAAGCCGATCGCGCAGCACCAGGCCATCCAGTTCAAACTGGCCGAAATGGGAACAAAGGTCGAGGCGGCCCATGCGATGATGGTCAATGCGGCCCGGAAGAAGGATTCCGGGGCGCGCAACGACCTCGAGGCGGGAATGGCCAAGTACCTCGCGTCGGAGTACTGCAAAGAGGTCGTGGAGGACGCCTTCCGCATCCACGGCGGGTACGGCTTCTCCAAGGAATACGAGATCGAGCGCCTCTACCGAGAGGCGCCGATGCTTCTCATCGGCGAAGGTACCGCCGAGATTCAGAAAATGATTATTGGACGGAGGCTCCTGGAGGAATACCGAACCCAAGACTGA
- a CDS encoding MaoC family dehydratase, with product MQFGRTYEEFTVGDVYRHWPGKTVTEYDDHLFCLLTMNHHPLHMDSNYAEKTTDFGKNVVVGNYIYSLLLGMSVPDVSGKAIANLEVESLRHVAPTFHGDTIYGETTVLDKTPSKSKTDRGIVHVETKGYKQDGTLVCIFRRKVMVPTATYIKERGGEQPGRPELGEQ from the coding sequence ATGCAGTTCGGCCGTACCTATGAGGAGTTCACGGTGGGCGACGTCTACCGGCACTGGCCGGGGAAGACGGTCACCGAGTACGACGACCACCTTTTCTGTCTGCTCACCATGAACCACCACCCGCTGCACATGGACAGCAACTACGCCGAGAAGACGACCGATTTCGGCAAGAACGTGGTGGTCGGGAACTATATCTACTCACTGCTCCTGGGGATGTCCGTCCCCGATGTCTCCGGAAAGGCCATCGCCAATCTGGAGGTCGAGTCGCTACGGCATGTCGCACCCACCTTCCACGGCGACACGATCTACGGCGAGACGACGGTCCTCGACAAGACGCCGTCGAAGTCCAAGACGGACCGGGGCATCGTGCATGTGGAGACCAAGGGCTACAAGCAGGACGGCACCCTGGTCTGCATCTTCCGGCGCAAGGTGATGGTGCCGACCGCCACGTACATCAAGGAGCGGGGCGGCGAGCAGCCGGGCCGCCCGGAGCTGGGAGAGCAGTGA
- a CDS encoding HpcH/HpaI aldolase/citrate lyase family protein, which produces MTAPDRADSRPSPATALSRPRRSCLAVPGSNPRFLEKAQGLAADQVFLDLEDACAPLAKEDARHTIVKALNEGDWTGKTRVVRVNDWTTHWTYRDVITVVEGAGPNLDCIMLPKVQDAQQVIALDLLLTQIEKTMGFEVGRIGIEAQIENAKGLVNVDEIAGASSRLETIVFGPADFMASINMKSLVVGEQPPGYPADAYHYILMRILMAARTHDLQAIDGPYLQIRNVDGFREVAGRAAALGYDGKWVLHPGQVEAANEVFSPSQEDYDHAELILDAYDYCTSAEGGMKGSAMLGDEMIDEASRKMALVVAGKGRAAGMTRTSAFQPPEA; this is translated from the coding sequence ATGACCGCCCCCGACCGCGCAGATTCCCGGCCGTCGCCCGCAACCGCCCTCAGTCGACCCCGCCGCTCCTGCCTGGCCGTCCCCGGCTCCAATCCGCGCTTCCTGGAGAAGGCCCAGGGGCTCGCGGCCGACCAGGTCTTCCTGGACCTGGAGGACGCCTGTGCGCCGCTGGCCAAGGAGGACGCCCGGCACACCATCGTCAAGGCGCTGAACGAGGGCGACTGGACCGGTAAGACCCGCGTGGTGCGGGTCAATGACTGGACCACCCACTGGACGTACCGGGACGTCATCACGGTCGTCGAGGGCGCGGGCCCCAACCTGGACTGCATCATGCTGCCCAAGGTGCAGGACGCCCAGCAGGTGATCGCGCTGGACCTGCTGCTCACCCAGATCGAGAAGACGATGGGCTTCGAGGTCGGGCGGATCGGCATCGAGGCGCAGATCGAGAACGCCAAGGGCCTGGTCAACGTGGACGAGATCGCGGGCGCCTCGTCGCGTCTGGAGACCATCGTCTTCGGCCCGGCCGACTTCATGGCGTCCATCAACATGAAGTCGCTGGTCGTGGGCGAGCAGCCGCCCGGCTATCCGGCGGACGCCTATCACTACATCCTGATGCGGATCCTGATGGCGGCCCGCACCCATGACCTCCAGGCGATCGACGGCCCCTACCTCCAGATCCGGAACGTGGACGGCTTCCGCGAGGTGGCCGGGCGCGCGGCAGCCCTCGGCTATGACGGCAAGTGGGTGCTGCACCCCGGCCAGGTGGAGGCGGCCAACGAGGTCTTCTCGCCGTCCCAGGAGGACTACGACCACGCCGAGCTGATCCTGGACGCCTATGACTACTGCACCTCGGCGGAGGGCGGCATGAAGGGCTCGGCGATGCTCGGCGACGAGATGATCGACGAGGCCAGCCGCAAGATGGCCCTGGTCGTCGCGGGCAAGGGCCGCGCGGCCGGGATGACCCGTACGTCCGCCTTCCAGCCTCCGGAGGCATGA